A single region of the Rathayibacter rathayi genome encodes:
- a CDS encoding TetR/AcrR family transcriptional regulator, which yields MALHRAIIALATGRDVATLTVSEITGLAGVNRSTFYAHASSAAELLCAALRDELDLIREGYLQQLRSGAATDASIREATACVLRHLDGHCDLYLRAFDAPSGDSGLRAMLADHFRTAVSATLDTGVLDVPAVNTPLGFLENATASFLAAGSVGLMEQWLRLPAPRDPDVYLGAYRQLLPPWWPFATSH from the coding sequence GTGGCCCTGCATCGGGCGATCATTGCACTCGCGACCGGCCGCGACGTCGCCACACTGACCGTCTCCGAGATCACCGGTCTCGCGGGCGTGAACCGCTCCACCTTCTACGCCCACGCGTCCTCCGCCGCAGAACTGCTCTGCGCGGCCCTGCGGGACGAACTCGACCTGATCCGCGAGGGTTACCTTCAGCAGCTCCGCAGCGGCGCCGCGACCGACGCGAGCATCCGCGAGGCCACCGCCTGCGTCCTCCGGCACCTCGACGGCCACTGCGACCTCTACCTGCGGGCCTTCGACGCGCCCAGCGGCGACTCCGGACTGCGCGCGATGCTCGCCGACCACTTTCGCACCGCCGTCTCGGCGACCCTGGACACTGGCGTCCTCGACGTCCCTGCCGTGAACACCCCGCTCGGATTCCTCGAGAACGCGACTGCCTCGTTCCTGGCCGCCGGCTCGGTCGGCCTGATGGAGCAGTGGCTCCGCTTGCCCGCCCCGCGCGACCCCGACGTGTACCTCGGCGCGTACCGTCAACTCCTCCCGCCGTGGTGGCCCTTCGCGACCAGTCACTGA